From Xenopus tropicalis strain Nigerian chromosome 3, UCB_Xtro_10.0, whole genome shotgun sequence, the proteins below share one genomic window:
- the atg4d gene encoding cysteine protease ATG4D isoform X1 codes for MNSVSPLATQYGSPKGSQQTENRRTPSGHHEQRRVGYQDVTAEGETDEVDKLKSKLLTAWNNVKYGWSVKMKTTFSRSAPVYLLGERYYFRLDDEIDRFQKDFVSRVWLTYRRDFPALEGTALTTDCGWGCMIRSGQMLLAQGLLLHLLSREWTWSEALYTHFVEMEPIRSSSPSSMPLSLATDHSGRHSQPQTHCSRAPYGGEVHQNIVSWFSDHASAPFGLHRMVALGSIFGKRAGDWYGPSIVAHIIKKAIESSSEVPDLSVYVSQDCTVYKADIEQLFAGEVPHTDTSRGAGKAVIILVPARLGGETFNPVYKHCLKEFLRMPSCLGIIGGKPKHSLYFIGYQDNYLLYLDPHYCQPYIDTSRDNFPLESFHCNAPRKLSITRMDPSCTFAFYAKNRDDFGKLCEHLSKVLHSPHAEEKYPIFSISEGQAQEYASAEGQQSSSHPPVCRKKGPMVKRPSSDEFEFL; via the exons ATGAATTCTGTGTCCCCGCTGGCCACGCAGTACGGAAGCCCCAAAGGTTCACAGCAGACAGAGAACCGCAGGACGCCAAGTGGGCACCATGAGCAGAGAAGGGTGGGCTACCAAGATGTCACCGCAGAGGGCGAAACTGATGAAGTGGATAAACTCAAAAGCAAACTGCTGACAGCTTGGAACAATGTTAAGTATG GGTGGTCAGTGAAGATGAAAACCACTTTCAGCCGCTCTGCACCCGTGTATTTACTGGGAGAGCGCTACTACTTCCGGCTGGATG ATGAAATTGATCGGTTTCAGAAGGATTTTGTGTCCAGGGTGTGGCTAACATATAGACGTGACTTTCCTGCCCTCGAGGGCACAGCACTCACTACAGACTGCGGATGGGGCTGCATGATCAGGAGTGGCCAAATGCTACTGGCACAAGGTCTGCTCCTGCACCTTCTTTCCCGAG AATGGACTTGGTCGGAAGCCTTATACACCCACTTCGTGGAAATGGAACCCATTCGTTCTTCCTCTCCATCCAGTATGCCCCTCTCCTTGGCCACAGACCATTCGGGCAGGCACTCCCAGCCCCAGACTCACTGTTCGAGAGCCCCTTATGGAGGTGAAGTCCATCAGAACATAGTGAGCTGGTTCTCAGACCATGCAAGCGCCCCCTTTGGCCTGCACCGCATGGTGGCATTAGGAAGCATCTTTGGCAAGAGGGCAGGGGACTGGTACGGCCCCAGTATTGTGGCACACATTATAAA GAAAGCAATAGAGAGCTCTTCTGAAGTCCCAGATCTGTCCGTGTACGTGTCTCAGGATTGCACAG TGTATAAGGCAGATATTGAGCAGCTCTTTGCCGGAGAGGTACCGCACACAGATACCAGCAGGGGGGCTGGCAAGGCTGTCATTATCCTGGTGCCTGCGCGTCTTGGCGGAGAAACCTTCAACCCCGTGTATAAACACTGTCTCAAG GAGTTCCTGCGAATGCCGTCCTGTTTGGGCATTATTGGCGGAAAACCAAAACACTCGCTCTATTTCATTGGATACCAGG ACAATTACCTGTTATACCTCGACCCACATTACTGCCAGCCGTACATTGATACCAGCAGGGACAACTTTCCGTTAGAG TCTTTCCACTGTAACGCTCCTCGCAAACTCTCCATCACCAGAATGGATCCCAGTTGCACCTTTGCTTTCTATGCCAAAAACCGCGATGACTTCGGTAAACTCTGTGAGCATCTGTCGAAG GTGCTGCACTCCCCCCACGCCGAGGAGAAATATCCCATTTTCAGTATCTCAGAAGGTCAAGCTCAGGAATACGCAAGTGCTGAGGGGCAGCAGAGCTCCTCTCACCCCCCCGTGTGTCGCAAGAAAGGCCCGATGGTGAAGAGACCCAGCTCGGATGAGTTTGAATTCCTGTAA
- the atg4d gene encoding cysteine protease ATG4D (The RefSeq protein has 1 substitution compared to this genomic sequence), whose translation MNSVSPLATQYGSPKGSQQTENRRTPSGHHEQRRVGYQDVTAEGETDEVDKLKSKLLTAWNNVKYGWSVKMKTTFSRSAPVYLLGERYYFRLDDEIDRFQKDFVSRVWLTYRRDFPALEGTALTTDCGWGCMIRSGQMLLAQGLLLHLLSREWTWSEALYTHFVEMEPIRSSSPSSMPLSLATDHSGRHSQPQTHCSRAPYGGEVHQNIVSWFSDHASAPFGLHRMVALGSIFGKRAGDWYGPSIVAHIIKKAIESSSEVPDLSVYVSQDCTVYKADIEQLFAGEVPHTDTSRGAGKAVIILVPARLGGETFNPVYKHCLKEFLRMPSCLGIIGGKPKHSLYFIGYQDNYLLYLDPHYCQPYIDTSRDNFPLESFHCNAPRKLSITRMDPSCTFAFYAKNRDDFGKLCEHLSKVLHSPQAEEKYPIFSISEGQAQEYASAEGQQSSSHPPVCRKKGPMVKRPSSDEFEFL comes from the exons ATGAATTCTGTGTCCCCGCTGGCCACGCAGTACGGAAGCCCCAAAGGTTCACAGCAGACAGAGAACCGCAGGACGCCAAGTGGGCACCATGAGCAGAGAAGGGTGGGCTACCAAGATGTCACCGCAGAGGGCGAAACTGATGAAGTGGATAAACTCAAAAGCAAACTGCTGACAGCTTGGAACAATGTTAAGTATG GGTGGTCAGTGAAGATGAAAACCACTTTCAGCCGCTCTGCACCCGTGTATTTACTGGGAGAGCGCTACTACTTCCGGCTGGATG ATGAAATTGATCGGTTTCAGAAGGATTTTGTGTCCAGGGTGTGGCTAACATATAGACGTGACTTTCCTGCCCTCGAGGGCACAGCACTCACTACAGACTGCGGATGGGGCTGCATGATCAGGAGTGGCCAAATGCTACTGGCACAAGGTCTGCTCCTGCACCTTCTTTCCCGAG AATGGACTTGGTCGGAAGCCTTATACACCCACTTCGTGGAAATGGAACCCATTCGTTCTTCCTCTCCATCCAGTATGCCCCTCTCCTTGGCCACAGACCATTCGGGCAGGCACTCCCAGCCCCAGACTCACTGTTCGAGAGCCCCTTATGGAGGTGAAGTCCATCAGAACATAGTGAGCTGGTTCTCAGACCATGCAAGCGCCCCCTTTGGCCTGCACCGCATGGTGGCATTAGGAAGCATCTTTGGCAAGAGGGCAGGGGACTGGTACGGCCCCAGTATTGTGGCACACATTATAAA GAAAGCAATAGAGAGCTCTTCTGAAGTCCCAGATCTGTCCGTGTACGTGTCTCAGGATTGCACAG TGTATAAGGCAGATATTGAGCAGCTCTTTGCCGGAGAGGTACCGCACACAGATACCAGCAGGGGGGCTGGCAAGGCTGTCATTATCCTGGTGCCTGCGCGTCTTGGCGGAGAAACCTTCAACCCCGTGTATAAACACTGTCTCAAG GAGTTCCTGCGAATGCCGTCCTGTTTGGGCATTATTGGCGGAAAACCAAAACACTCGCTCTATTTCATTGGATACCAGG ACAATTACCTGTTATACCTCGACCCACATTACTGCCAGCCGTACATTGATACCAGCAGGGACAACTTTCCGTTAGAG TCTTTCCACTGTAACGCTCCTCGCAAACTCTCCATCACCAGAATGGATCCCAGTTGCACCTTTGCTTTCTATGCCAAAAACCGCGATGACTTCGGTAAACTCTGTGAGCATCTGTCGAAG GTGCTGCACTCCCCCCACGCCGAGGAGAAATATCCCATTTTCAGTATCTCAGAAGGTCAAGCTCAGGAATACGCAAGTGCTGAGGGGCAGCAGAGCTCCTCTCACCCCCCCGTGTGTCGCAAGAAAGGCCCGATGGTGAAGAGACCCAGCTCGGATGAGTTTGAATTCCTGTAA